One Leptolyngbya subtilissima AS-A7 genomic window, GCTCCAGGGCAAACTCAGAGTCAGCCCCTACGTTGCGATCGTAGACTTCGCCGTAGTTGCCCACCTGGGTAATCACCTTCACCATGAAGTCGTTGGGCAACCCCATATCGGTGCCCAGAGTGCCCTCTTGACCCAGGAAGCGAGCGATATCCGGGTTTTCAGTGGCTTCAAAGGTGGCAATATTCTCAGAGGTAATGCCAAACTCTTCGGCCTGAATCAACCCATAGGTGACCCATTTGACGACGTCGTACCAGCTGGAGTCGTTGTTGGTGGTCACAGGGCCCAGAGGCTCTTTAGACATGGTGACTTCGAGCAGGGTATGCTCGTCGGGGTTGGGCAGGGTGCTGCGGCGGGCCACCAGCTGCGATTTGTCAGAGGTCATGCCCTCGCAGCGACCTTCGTCATAGGCAGCATAGGCGGCATCAGCATCTTGAAATACCACCGGTTCAAAATCGACCCCGAGCTGACGCATTTGGTCAGTCAGGTTGAGCTCAGTGGTGGTACCGGTTTCCACACAGATGGCCTTACCGGCGAAATCTTCCAAACCAGCGATACCGCTGTCTGCACGCACCAACATCCCCTGACCATCGAAGAAGGTAGTGGGCGCAAACTCAAGGCCCACGCTGGTGTCACGGCTGATGGTCCAGGTGGTGTTGCGCGAGAGCATATCAACTTCACCCCCCGAGAGAGCCGTAAAGCGCTCAGTCGAGTCTAAACGGCGATATTCTACGGCTTCGGCATCGCCCAAAACGGCGGCGGCTACGGCCTTGCAAATGTCGACGTCGAGACCAGTGTAGGTGCCGCTTTCATCCACAAAGCTAAAGCCTGGAATACCACCATCCACGCCACAAATTAGCTGTCCACGCCCTTTAACAACGTCAAGACGGCCACCACCAGCAGGAGCGGCCTCCCCATCGGCGTTGGTGGTAGTGGTTCCGCCACCACAGGCGGCCAGCGTTAGCCCGAGGGCAGCTGCAAGAAAACCCCACTTGCGCATGAATCAATCCTCACTCACAAAAGACACTGCAAAACTTATACCCAAACCGTTGGAGTGTTGCACTTGGTTAACACTCCAACGGTTTGGGTTTTCATTTTGCATCAAAGATAACAATATACTGGCGGGGAATCCAAACCCTCCCGGATCCATCTACTTGACGGTTTAGGAGAGCCTCAACACTCGCGCCTAGTGAAATTGGTTTAGTGCTCCTGCGCCAGGTCGCGAATCAGAGGAATTTTGTTGCGAATGTAGTGATGCAGCTGATCGGTTTCGGCCTGGTTGATTGGCTGCTGCCCAGTGAATTGCTCTAACAGCCAGCACACTAAACCGTTGTCATCTAGGGCGAGAAGATGACTGCCCTGGGACCGTTCTACCAAAGACCACAGGTGTCTCAGAAGCTGAGGGTTCATAGCAGCTGTTAATAATTTCTTTAGATTTATATTAGTGCACTAGCCTTCTGGCGCAAGAGGACTAATAAATTATTAATATTTCCTAAGAGTGCCATAGCCAGCATCTATCTAAGGGGCGAAGTTCTTTTGGGCTCAACGGGGGTGGCCCAAACCGTTGGGCGGGCGACGGTGCAGATGCCTTCCACAGCGATGCCGCTGCGTCGCAGAACCTGGGCCGCAGACTGAGCAGTAGCCCCAGTGGTAAAGATATCGTCGAGCAGCCATACCGTAGATCGTTGGAGAGTCTTGATGTGGGCTGGGGCGACGGCAAAGGCCTGAGCTAGATTTTGCTGACGGCTGAGGCGGTTGAGGCTGTGCTGAGCCTGCGTGGACTGCACGCGCAAGAGGCCATGGCTGTATAGCGGCAGCCCAGTTAGCCGACAAAACCACTGGCCGATCAGGTCGGCTTGGTTAAAGCCCCGCTGCTGCAATCGGGTGGGGTGGAGGGGAATGGGGACGATCGCCACCGGGCGAGACGATGCCCTAGAGCCAGGGTTGTGATCAAGCCAGGTTTGCCCCAGCTCGGTGCCCAAAAACTGAGCTAGGCCAGTGTGGCCACTGTATTTGAGGCTGCCGATGGCCTGGCGCAGGCTGTCTTCGTAACGTCCCCAGCTCAGTACCGCCAAATCTGGAATACTGCGATCGCAGGGCGTTGGCGCCTGGCACTGCTGCACCTGGCGACAGCAGCTGGGGCAGAGCACTGCGGGCGTCGCTCGCTGACACAGAGGGCAGGGCTCGGCCAAAAACAGGCTGAGCATCTGGCGTTTGCCCTGGCTGAGCCAGGTCTGAACGGAGGAGCGGCTGTGCATGCGATCTGCCCTAATAGCTAAATGGCCGAGATGGCGCTGGATCTATTGTCGGAGCCACAGCGGGCCGGGGCGAGGGTAGAAATAGGGATCTCCGTTGGGAAAGCATCATTCCCACTAGCAAGGTAGAGGGCGAAGACGATGGCCATCGCGTAAACTCATAGATATAAGATATTGACTTCAGATAAAGCGCTTCGTTGCGATCGCTCCTCGGTACCGCCAATCTAGAGTTGGGGCAGGCTAAGCAGCCGCAGGGGCCAACGGTTCTGGCGTTATAAAACCGAATACCTTGGCCACCTCCCTCAGACAACAGCTGAGGGCTAGCCCTGTATCCCAGCATGACGTGGCTTCGACAACTGCATACGCTGAACATCGCTGATCTGCGGGACGTCGGGCAGAAAGCCTATTACCTGGGCTTGCTCGAGCAGCAGGGGCTACCCGTGGCTCAGGGTTGCGTACTGACGGCAGCAGCCTGGCACTACGGTTTGGAGCAGATGGTCTGGCCCAACGGCGACGGCGATCGGCTGGCTCCAGTGTGCCAAAACGGGTTTAAGACTCTACAGCAGAGCAGCCAGCAATGGCAAAAAGCTCTGCGAGACATTCCTACAATCGCGGCGATCGCAGCCGAGGGGCTAGCTTGTCCAGAGCCCGATGGCTTTATCCCCGCCGCTTGGATGCTGCGCGCATCGCTCTGGGTAGATGGTCTAGGCTTAGAGCAGGCAGCGTCTAGATTGCTAAGCCCTGGCCTGTTGTCGGCCCAGATCGAAGCCGACCAGGCAGATTTGGTTGGGGTGCTGCCACAGTTTTGGAGCCAGGCGCTAACGGCTCGCTGTCTACCGGTCTGGGATCTTCACTGCCAGCGACTGCGCGATCTGAGCCTGGCCACACTGGTTATGCCGGTGTATCCAGCCCTGGTGTCCGGCACGCTCATTCTGAGCCAAGAGCAAATTACCGTGACTGCGGTAGCGGGGCTAGGGATGGCTCTCACCCAGGGAGAAGCTATTCCAGCCTCCTGCTGGGTCAGCTCTAGCAAAATCGCTGAAGCCATCTGGCTACCAGGGTTTCAAGAGCGCGTTTACCAGCTCATGCCCGCCTCTAAGTATCGCCCTCGCCCCTTGGCCAGTGCCCAACCCATTCAGGTGATCGAGCGCGATCGCCCCAAGCTGAGTGCCCCCCTCAGCCATGAGCAGCTCGCCCGGCTAGTGCAGGTTGCAGAACGGGCCCATACGGCCATGGGTGAGGCAGGGGTACGCCTAGAATGGCTGCTGCATCCCAGCGCTAACCCCGACCAGCCAACTCTGATCATTACCGAAGCCGGCCCTTGGCCCCATCCTGCAGTGACGGCTGCGGACCCAGTGCGATCCCCTCCAGCCACGGCGCGGGCTCAGCCCCCCCTACTGCCCTCAGCTAGCACAGTCGTACGCGGTATTGGGGCTGCAGCGGGATGCATTCAAGGGGTCGCCGTGGTTGCCCAACAGCCCCAAGACTTGCCGAGACCGCTCCCCGCGGGCTGCATTGTGGTGCTGCCTGACCTGCAACCCGATGTCTTTTTTCAGCTGCCATCGGTAGCGGGCATTGTCACCGAGCGCGGCGGCGCCACCTGCCATGCGGCTATTTTGGCGAGAGAGGTCGGCATTCCGGCGGTGGTGGGTGCCCCCCACGCCACTCAGCTGCTAGAGAGCGGCATGGTGCTATGGCTAGACGGCGATCGCGGTGTGGTCTATGGCCTCACTGACGAGGCTGCCGCGTCATTTCGTCCCCCGGTGGCCCCGGCACCTGAATCGCTACCCACCGATCAACCGGGTCGCTACCACCGACTGCGCACCCATGTCATGGTCAACCTCAGCCAGCGCCAGGGCCTGGCCAACCTTTCTCTCAACCATGTCGCGGGTATTGGACTACTGCGATCGGAATGGCTACTGCTGGAGGTGCTGGAGGGGCGCCACCCGTGGGACTGGGTCAACCAGGGTCAGGAAGCAGAGCTGCAAAGTCGACTGGTGCAGCAGTTAGAGCCGATTTTGCAGACCCTAGGCCCCAGACCCTTACGCTACCGCAGCCTCGATCTGCGATCGCACGAATGGCAGGCCCTGCGGGGCAGCCCTCCAGTGGAACCCAATCCGATGCTGGGGTTACGCGGCACCCTGAGCTACGAGATTGACGATCGCCTATTTCAGGTTGAGCTGAGGGCATTAGCCACCCTGCAACAGGCTGGCTATGGCAACCTACAGCTGATTTTGCCCTTTGTTCGCAGCGTTGAAGAAGCCATTGCTTGCCGCCAGCGAGTCGAGCGCGCTGGCCTCACCGACACCACCGGCTTTGCGCTGTGGATCATGGCCGAGGTGCCCTCGGTGCTGTTTTTGCTGCCCGCCTACGCTCAGGCGGGTATCCAGGGCATTGCCATCGGTTCCAACGACCTCACCCAGCTACTGCTAGCCATCGATCGCGACCAGCCCACCATAGCCTCCGCCTACGACGAGCGCCACCCGGTAGTGCGCCTAGCCATGGCCCACCTGGTACAGGAGGCCCGCCGCAACGGCCTGCTCTGCTCGATCTGCGGCCAGGCTCCGGTACGCCACCCCGAACTGATCGCCGACCTAGTCGGCTGGGGAATTAACTCCATTTCGGTAGAAGCAGCGGCTCTACCCTTTACGCTGGAGGCAATTTGGCAGGCGGAGAATGGTGGGGAGAGTGAGGGAGTGGGGGGGTGAAGGATGGTTCTTGCGAAGCCGTTGGTGTAGGTTTCTGAGAGAACAGTAGGGACAGAGCAACGTTGTCCAGGGTTGGGAGGGAATTGGCCCAACAACCGGCAGGGATGACCGATAATAACAACGTTGTGCAGACCATTACCCCCTATGTCTCTTCCTTCTAACCTCGCCACCCTAGACGGTGCCCCTTTGGCTCCCGAGGTGCTAGCTGACAAGGTAATTCTCTTTGTAAATGTGGCCAGCAAATGCGGCCTGACGCCCCAGTACAGCGGCCTGGTAGAACTGGATAAGGCCTACGGCGATCGCGGCCTTGTGATCGTAGGCGTGCCCTGCAACCAGTTTGGCAAGCAAGAACCCGGCAGTCCTGAGGAAATCAAAGATTTCACCAAAACCAAATACGACGTTGACTTTACCCTGCTCGAAAAGCAGGATGTCAACGGCCCCGATCGCAGCCCCCTCTACCAGTTTCTCGTTGGCGAAGGCCCCGACATCGGCTGGAACTTTGGCAAGTTTTTGGTCGGTCGCGACGGCCAGGTGATCGGGCGCTTTGAGCCTCAAACCCCTCCCAACGACCCCGAACTCAAAGCTGCGATCGAGCAGGCCTTAGGCTAAGGTGCGATCGCGTTCAAAGGAGCATTCCTGGCCCGAGGCAACTTAGAGCCGGTTTACAGGTTAGACCGTTTGAACGGTTCAACCTGTAAACCCAAATAGCAAAGTCAGGGCTTTGCGATCGGCCTAAACCTTCCTTGAGGCAAAGATCACGGCGACAGCACGTCCCGCAGCAGGTCTTGGTGCATCAGGGCGCGATCCACTCGCGAACTGATTTGTTCAGGCGACAGCGGGTCGCCGTTGGCATATACCTCTAGCCAAGCTTTGGTCATTTGCTCAGGGGTATCTGGCCAGCGGTGGCTCACTGCCTGAGGGTTGAGGTCAAACCCCGGCAGATCGAGGTCGGTCATCAGGTGGCTGACCTTGGGGTCGTAGCTGAGCCCAAAGCAGCGACAGCCCTCAGCCGCCGCCATAATCAGGGCGTGCAGCCGCATGCCCAGCGTCATCTCGACGCCACGAAACAGCCCCTTGAGCTGGTGTGGGTTATCTAAAGCATAGATGCGGCTAGGGCCAGGTAGCCGCGGCTGAATGTATTCGGCAATGGGCATGTCTTTGCTCGGCTGAAAGGGCACTAGCAGCAGGCAGGTCTGGGTCGCCTTCTGAAACGAGGCTAGAGCTTGGGTGAACTGGTCTAGGCGACTTTCGGTCAGCCAGGGGTGGGGACGCAGGGCAACGGCCACCCGAGGGGCAGGCAAATCCCATAGTCCGTTTACTGGCGCGGCATCCAAAGCCCACACTGGGTCTGGGGCCTGCATACCCGGCACCTGCCAGCGAGCCAGCCACGCTGCCGACCCGTTGTCTCTCACGCTGACGGCATTGCAATGCCCCAGGGCGTAGCGACCCAGCCCCTGACTGAGAGGGTGGTTGAGAGGGCCAATACCTTGCCCCCAGGCAATAGTTTTGAGCCCTAACCACTGAGCTAGCACCATCAGCCCGCCATAGTAAATGGGGTTTTGCAGACTGGTGGCATCTTGCAGCAGACTGCCACCGCCCCAAATCAGCACCTCAGCCCCCCGCAGAGCGCGAATGACTGGCCCCAGAGCCTTGCGGGGCACAGTTTCTACACCATAGCGCTGGGCGGTTTCGACGGGGTTGCCCGACAGCACCACGGGCGTTACCCCCGCAGGCAGCATTTGCAGCAGGGTAGCGAGTAGAGCTTCATCGCCGCCGTTGCCCATACCATAGTAGCCACACAAAACCGCTCGCATGCTCACCTGCCCCTGGTTAACCCGTGGGTTAAACGCTATACGCCATACACTGACCTCTCTACAATAGAGGCTGTTGTTACGCCCTGAACTCCATGCACGCGCTCTCGCTACCCACCTGGATGATTCATATTTCAAGTGTGCTGGAGTGGATGGCGGCGATGTGGTTTATTTGGCAATTTGCCACCGTGACCCAGCGGCCCGTGTGGCGCTGGCTGGCGATCGGCATGTTTCCTGCTTTGGTGAGCGCCATGGCCGCCTGCACCTGGCACCTATTCGACAATGCCTCTGGTCTAGCCTGGCTAGTCACCCTACAGGCCGCGATGACCGTGATCGGCAACTGCACCCTATGTCTCGCCGCCTGGTGGATCTGGCGACAGAGCAGCATTTCAGCCGCCAGCCCAAAGTGAGCCCAAAATTAATACTTGAGAACGCTAAATGTGGCAGGCTCCAGCGGTCTAGGGTTCAGGGTTTAAGGTATACGGTTCAAGGACTGCTGTGAACCTTAGACCCTCGCCAACCCATCACCATCGGCTTGGCAGACTACTAGTGAACTTTGGGATTACGAATTTCGAATAAAAGATTGTCTACCTAAACTCTCCTACCTATCTACTCCCCACTCCCCTCATGCTCGACAAAAACACTCTCTTCGCCATGTCCCTCTTCCCCTACCTAGGGTTTCTCTGGTTTATGAGCCGTACCCAGGAGACACCGCGGTTGGCGCTGACTGGCTTCTACGCGCTGCTAGTGTTTGTGGCAGTAACCATTCCAGCAGGCATTTATGCCAAGGTGGGACTCGGGCAGGAGCTGGCCAACGTGGACTGGCTCCACGGCAGTGCAGAGGCGTTTTTGACGCTGTCAAATATTCTTGTGGTGCTGGGGTTTCGCCAGGCGGTTGTGCAGCATCGAGCTGGGGCGCAGGTGGAGGGCGATTAGGTGCGAAGGGATGCGGATAGGGTAGTAGGGAAGGGTAAGGAGATCAGCATCAAGATTGTGCTTCATTCTTCTATCGCCTCATCCCCCTATTCCCTCATCTTCCCCATCTGTCCTATCCCAGGCCGATCAGCTCCTCGGCGGTGCTGGGGTGAATTGGCAGGGTGGTATCAAAATCGGCTTTGGTGGCACCCATGGTCACGGCGATCGCAACCCCCTGCATGAGCTCTGCGGCGTGGTTGCACACCATATGCGCCCCTAGCACTCGGTCGGTAGATTTTTGCACCACTAGCTTAATCAGGCCCTGGGGCTCTCGGTCAGAGGGCCGGTAGTACAGAGGCTGAAAGCGGGAGCAATAGGTTTGAATTTCGTCTTTGCCAAACTTTTTGGCGGCTTCTGCTTCGGTAAAGCCAACGGTGCCCATCTCAGGTGTGGTGAACACAGCGGTAGGAATGGTGCCGTAGTCGAGGGTGACGGCTTGGTGGCCAAATTCGGCGTCAGCGAATAGGCGGCCCTCCCGGATCGCTACGGGGGTGAGGCTGACGCGATCGATAACATCGCCGATAGCAAAGATGTGGGGGACGGTAGTGCGGTAGTGGGCGTCGACGGCGATCGCCCCGTGGTTAAGGGTGACACCGGTATTCTCTAGCCCTAGGCCCTTCACGTTGGGGTTGCGCCCGGTGGCCGCCAAACTCACCGCATCGCTGAGTACGGTCTTTTGCCCCTGCTCGGTAGTCACGGTCAGGGTTAAGCCTGACTCGCCGGGGGCGATCGCAATCTGTTCGCTGTGGGTCACCATCGTGATGCCCTGTCGCTGCATCGCCCCGTGAATTTCGTTGCGTAGATCGTCATCAAAACCGCTCAGGACTTTGTCACCTTGAATAATTTGGGTAACTTCGGTGCCCAACCCAGTGAGAATGCTCGCAAATTCGCAGCCGATATATCCACCGCCAATAATGACCATGCGCTTTGGCTGCTGGGGCAGATGAAAGATATCGTCGGAGGTGATAGCGTGCTCAATACCAGAAATGTTGTCGGGCCGGGTAGGTTGACCGCCGGCAGCAATCAAAATTCTGGCGGCGGTGACGGTGGTTTCACCCATAGCTAGGGTGTGCTCATCGACGAACTGAGCCTGGTGGCGAAAAATTTCTACACCTGATTTGTCGAGCAGGTCTTGATAGACACCCCTGAGGCGCTGCACTTCCTGATCGACGGCGGCGATTAGGGTGGGCCAGTCAAACTGTCGCTCGCCGACAGTCCAGCCGTAGCTGGTGGCCACTTCAGCCTGTTCTGCAAACTGAGCCGCATACACCATCAGCTTTTTGGGCAAACAACCGCGATTGACGCAGGTGCCACCCAGCTGCCTTGCCTCCACTAGACCCACATGGGCACCGTGGCTGGCAGCCCGCCGTGCCGCCGCTATACCGCCAGAGCCCCCACCAATTACCAGTAAATCAAAGTCGTAGGTCACAGCATTTCCTAGGGTAGTATCGCTCTCTAGGATTGACCGCAATCTATCTTAAAAACATCCTCAGTTAGGCACAGTTTACGGCGATCGCCTTCAGGAGCGCGATTGCCAGGTAAACCGCTCACCCTGAGCTATGAGCCATGAGACCAAACGCTTTATTGAACAGCCTCAGCAGCGGTAAAGGCCATTTGCCAGAAGTCGGCTTCGAGATCAGCCACCTGCAAAAAGGCGGCTTCAGTCTGGGCCTCAACCTCTGGGCTAGCGGTGGCCAGGGCGGCATCGGCCTGGGTTGCCAGCAGGTGCACGTAGTCGGTAAAGCCGGGATTGCCCCAGCGATCGGCGAACTCGGTGTAGGGCTCGGGCATGGGGCCGGGTAGCTGCCAGCCCTGATTGTAGGCATACTCAATGGCCCATAGAGCAGTAGCCTGCACCGCATAGGGCTGCTGGGCCAGGCCAGCCATAAACTCACAGTAGCGCTGGCAGGTGGGCTGGGGTGAGGTAGACAGGTCGAGCGATCGCTCGGCGGCCTTAGCCTCAAACCACAGCAGCTCGTCTTTCAGAGCACCCAGCCCTGCCAGCAGCCCATCAATGTGGTCATCGGGGGCTGCCCCCAGCACCCGCCCCACCATGCGGGTAAAGTCTTTGACAAACAAAAAATCCTGCACCAGCCAGGTGTTGAACTGAGCGGGATGCAGAGTGCCGCTTTGACAGCCGGTTAGAAACGAGTGGGTAGTGGCGCTGTGCCAGGCGGTGGGGTGGGCTTGCAGGAGAGATTGACAGGTCAGAGGCATGGAAATTTTCTTAGGGATGAGGGGTATTGGGGATTAGGTATAGGGTTCGGGTTTCAACTTGGCCTGACACCTTGTACCGCACACCCTACACCCTACACCTGCCCCCTGACACCCCACATCCCATCGCCTAATTCGGCACGATCTCGGTCACAACGCGGCCCCCGTCAACCACTATGGTCTGATCATCAATGCGGCCTACAGCGCGCACACCGTTGAGGTTGACGTTGGGGTTGACCTGGCGATAGTTAACGCCACCCTCAGCGACTAAGGTTTGGGTGTCTACGTTCCAGTTGAGGCGATCGCTGGTCATGCGGGCTTGGTTAGCTTCGCCCACAGCCACTACATCTTGGGAGAGAAAAATTTGCTGCGCCGCCAAATCCATGCGGCCCTGGCGGGCGGTAACCCTGATTTTATTTTCGGGATGGATCAGAGTGAGGGGCTGGTTGACGGTTACCTGCTCTTCGGCCACCTGCCAATCTAGAGCTTCGCTGGCCATATTGAGCGGAATATCCAGCATCTGCATGGCCACCTGCCCGCGCAGGTTTACCAGCTGCGTAGCTAGGTTTACCGTGCCGCGCTGGCCAACTACCACATCGGTAATCGCGTTTTGCTTAAACTGCTCTACCCGCAGAGGTTGAGCACTGTCGATGCGTTCTTCCTCCCAAAACCAGGCGAGTTCCTGGGCCTGCAGCTTCAGCCAGGGCTCGGTTTTAGAATCGGCCACCGTACTGGCTACCACGTTACCGGCTAGCTCCATGCGGTTTTCGCGGTTAAACACCCGCGCCTCGTCGGCCACAGCCCGCAGCTGCGGGTGGGTACCGGTAATTTGGTCGCGCATGATCAGCACATCGTTCTGAGGCCGCCACTCCATTTCGTTGCCCCGCAGCACAGAGCCATTCTTAACACCAGTGGCCACAATATTGCCGCGCAGCAAAATTACGCTGCCGTTTTCGCGCACCTCGCCGGTGTCGGCCACCACTTGATAGATAACTTCGCCGTCCTGAAACAGGTCGCCATCGGGACGCGTAATAAACGCTACCTGCTGGTCAGGGCTGTAGGTGACCTCCTTACCCTTAACCCGCCAGAGCAGCTGCCCCTGCTCATCGGGCTGCTCTAGGGTGACATCCCGCAGGGTCAGGCCCGGTGCTGGGTCTCCAGCAGCCGGGCCTTCAGTGTTCGGCTTTGGGCCAAACCCAGGACCGATCAGGCTATACAACCCCACGGCCAGAGCTGCGATCGCAGCACCACTAATCATCAACTGCCGCCATCGTGCCATGGTGCTGCGCCTGTAAACACTACTCGCTGATTGTCACGCCGTCATCTACCGCATCGTCGGCAGCCGCTAGGTTAGACAGAGGGCGGTAGGTGTAACTGTGACCTGCAGAGTTGCGGGGCATTTTTCTGATGTCGTCTTTGATCCCTTCGAGATCGATGTAGCGATCGGCCACATTGATCAAACTATCGCTGGTCATCGATCGCAGACTCACCACCTCGACCCGCGCCCCCCGGTAGCTAGCGGCATCGGCAGCGTAGGCCAGATCGCCATCACCGCTGACCAGCACAGCGGTGTCGTAGTAGCCGACCAAGGCCACCAAATCTACCGCTATTTCGACATCGAGATTGGCTTTTTTCGAGCCGTCGGGCAGCTGCACCAGGTCTTTGGCAATCACCCGGTAGCCGTTGCGCCGCATCCACAGCAAAAAGCCCTGCTGCTTTTCGTTCGTGCGGTCTACTCCAGTGTAGAAAAACGAGCGGAACAGCCGCGAGCCAGCCGTGAGCTTGCACAGCAGCTTGGTGTAGTCAATCTCAATGCCCAATTGCAGAGCCGCGTAGAACAGGTTCGAACCATCAATAAAAATGGCTACCCGACCCCGATTTTCGAGCACTTGCTCAGGGGTGAAGATGGCGTCTTCGCCAAGTAAAGAGTGGTTGTTTAAGGAGTGGCTGTGACTATCTAACATGGGTTTTTATTAGGGTGTTAAATCGATTTGAAAACAAGCGAGCTAAAAACAAACGTGAAACGAGATGGAGCGGTTTTAGGCTAGGGGCTGCCCACGGGTTCGGGCAGTTCCAGGCGCTGAAATACGGGGGAGGCTTCTCCCAAAATCTGAGCAGGGGGCAAATAGCCCCAGGCAGCATGGTCGGCATAGCTAATCTGCTGACCGATGGCTTTGTCGTCAAAATCTATGGCAAAGCCGAGCTGAGCATAAATTTGGTTGCTAATGCCAGGGATCATCGGTGACAGCAAGTAGGCGGCCTGCCGCACCGACTCCAGCACGGCGTATAGAACGGCTTCGGTTTCGGCCTGTTTGCCCTGTTTATAGAGACTCCAGGGAGCTTGCTCATCAAGGAACTTGTTGCTGGCCTGCACTAGCGCCAAAATTGCGGTACAGGCTTGGCTAAAGGCCAGGTGAGTGTAAGCCTCAAAGACAGTTTTAGGCAGCGCTGTGCCGATCGCCCGCAGAGAATGGTCAGCCGCAATGCTTTGCGGATCAACGTCAGGCACATGGCCATCACAATAGCGCCCAGCCATCTTCAAGGTGCGGTTGAGCAGATTGCCCAGATCGTTGGCCAGGTCAGCATTCAGCACATTGATGAAGCGGGTTTCGTTAAAATCGCCATCCTTGCCAAACTCGATTTCGCGCAGAAAGTAGTAGCGCACCGCATCGGGGCCGTAGGTTTCCACCAGTGCCACTGGGTCCAGGGTGTTGCCCTGGCTCTTGCCCATTTTTTGGCCGTCTTTAGTCAAAAAGCCGTGGCTAAATACCCGCCCTGGCAGCGGCAGCCCCGCCGACATCAGCATGGCTGGCCAGGAGATGGCGTGAAACCGCAGAATGTCTTTTCCGGTCAGGTGAATATTAATAGGCCACCACTTGGCCACTGCCTGCTCCAGGCTCGGTGGTTCGCTGGGGTCTTGCAGAGCCGTCAGGTAACCTAGTAATGCGTCAAACCAGACATAGAGGGTTTGCTCAGGATCGGTAGGTACCGGAAAACCCCAATCGAGGTTGATGCGCGAAATTGAGAAGTCTTGCAATCCCTGTTTCACAAAGCCCAGCACCTCGTTGCGACGGGCCTCAGGCTGAATAAAGTCAGGCTGATTAGCGTAGAGCTGCTCTAGCTGATCTTGATATTTCGACAGCTTGAAAAAGTAGTTTGACTCATCACGCCACTCCACCGGCTTGTTGGTGTGAATGGCGCAGTGCTGGTTGGGCAGCAGATCGCGCTCTTCTTTAAACTCTTCGCAGGAAACACAGTACCAGCCCTGCTGCTGGCCCTTATAGATGTCTCCCTGATCCCACAGGCGCTGAAAAAACTCGTTGACGATGGTGTTGTGGCGGGGGACAGTGGTGCGAATGAAGCGATCGCAGTCGATGTTCAGCAATTCCCACAGACGCTCAAACCCAGCCACAAACTCGTCGCAATGTTCCTGGGGTGAAACACCGCGCTCTTCGGCAGTGCGCTGAATTTTTTGGCCGTGTTCATCGGTGCCGGTAATCATCAGCACCGGATGCCCCATCAGCCGATAGAATCGAGCCACTACGTCGGCGGCAATGGTGGTGTAGGCGCTGCCGATATGGGGCAAGCCGTTGACGTAATACAGCGGCGTAGTAATAGCAAAGGGCGGTTGGTCGACAGGGGTAAAAGTCATACAAAAACTGAAACATCAGCCCACTCAGGGGCCCAGAGATAACAGCAACGATCGGCGCGCTAGCCTCTAGACAAAAGGCTGTAGACTAAACCCGACAAATACTAAGGATAGCAGCGCCAGGAAAAAGCTAAACCGAGGCCCCTTGCAAACCCAAAAGCCCAAGCTAG contains:
- a CDS encoding amino acid ABC transporter substrate-binding protein, which produces MRKWGFLAAALGLTLAACGGGTTTTNADGEAAPAGGGRLDVVKGRGQLICGVDGGIPGFSFVDESGTYTGLDVDICKAVAAAVLGDAEAVEYRRLDSTERFTALSGGEVDMLSRNTTWTISRDTSVGLEFAPTTFFDGQGMLVRADSGIAGLEDFAGKAICVETGTTTELNLTDQMRQLGVDFEPVVFQDADAAYAAYDEGRCEGMTSDKSQLVARRSTLPNPDEHTLLEVTMSKEPLGPVTTNNDSSWYDVVKWVTYGLIQAEEFGITSENIATFEATENPDIARFLGQEGTLGTDMGLPNDFMVKVITQVGNYGEVYDRNVGADSEFALERGQNALWSEGGLMYSPPFR
- a CDS encoding ComF family protein — encoded protein: MHSRSSVQTWLSQGKRQMLSLFLAEPCPLCQRATPAVLCPSCCRQVQQCQAPTPCDRSIPDLAVLSWGRYEDSLRQAIGSLKYSGHTGLAQFLGTELGQTWLDHNPGSRASSRPVAIVPIPLHPTRLQQRGFNQADLIGQWFCRLTGLPLYSHGLLRVQSTQAQHSLNRLSRQQNLAQAFAVAPAHIKTLQRSTVWLLDDIFTTGATAQSAAQVLRRSGIAVEGICTVARPTVWATPVEPKRTSPLR
- a CDS encoding putative PEP-binding protein, with the protein product MTWLRQLHTLNIADLRDVGQKAYYLGLLEQQGLPVAQGCVLTAAAWHYGLEQMVWPNGDGDRLAPVCQNGFKTLQQSSQQWQKALRDIPTIAAIAAEGLACPEPDGFIPAAWMLRASLWVDGLGLEQAASRLLSPGLLSAQIEADQADLVGVLPQFWSQALTARCLPVWDLHCQRLRDLSLATLVMPVYPALVSGTLILSQEQITVTAVAGLGMALTQGEAIPASCWVSSSKIAEAIWLPGFQERVYQLMPASKYRPRPLASAQPIQVIERDRPKLSAPLSHEQLARLVQVAERAHTAMGEAGVRLEWLLHPSANPDQPTLIITEAGPWPHPAVTAADPVRSPPATARAQPPLLPSASTVVRGIGAAAGCIQGVAVVAQQPQDLPRPLPAGCIVVLPDLQPDVFFQLPSVAGIVTERGGATCHAAILAREVGIPAVVGAPHATQLLESGMVLWLDGDRGVVYGLTDEAAASFRPPVAPAPESLPTDQPGRYHRLRTHVMVNLSQRQGLANLSLNHVAGIGLLRSEWLLLEVLEGRHPWDWVNQGQEAELQSRLVQQLEPILQTLGPRPLRYRSLDLRSHEWQALRGSPPVEPNPMLGLRGTLSYEIDDRLFQVELRALATLQQAGYGNLQLILPFVRSVEEAIACRQRVERAGLTDTTGFALWIMAEVPSVLFLLPAYAQAGIQGIAIGSNDLTQLLLAIDRDQPTIASAYDERHPVVRLAMAHLVQEARRNGLLCSICGQAPVRHPELIADLVGWGINSISVEAAALPFTLEAIWQAENGGESEGVGG
- a CDS encoding glutathione peroxidase; this translates as MSLPSNLATLDGAPLAPEVLADKVILFVNVASKCGLTPQYSGLVELDKAYGDRGLVIVGVPCNQFGKQEPGSPEEIKDFTKTKYDVDFTLLEKQDVNGPDRSPLYQFLVGEGPDIGWNFGKFLVGRDGQVIGRFEPQTPPNDPELKAAIEQALG
- the csaB gene encoding polysaccharide pyruvyl transferase CsaB, translated to MRAVLCGYYGMGNGGDEALLATLLQMLPAGVTPVVLSGNPVETAQRYGVETVPRKALGPVIRALRGAEVLIWGGGSLLQDATSLQNPIYYGGLMVLAQWLGLKTIAWGQGIGPLNHPLSQGLGRYALGHCNAVSVRDNGSAAWLARWQVPGMQAPDPVWALDAAPVNGLWDLPAPRVAVALRPHPWLTESRLDQFTQALASFQKATQTCLLLVPFQPSKDMPIAEYIQPRLPGPSRIYALDNPHQLKGLFRGVEMTLGMRLHALIMAAAEGCRCFGLSYDPKVSHLMTDLDLPGFDLNPQAVSHRWPDTPEQMTKAWLEVYANGDPLSPEQISSRVDRALMHQDLLRDVLSP
- a CDS encoding DUF2499 domain-containing protein codes for the protein MHALSLPTWMIHISSVLEWMAAMWFIWQFATVTQRPVWRWLAIGMFPALVSAMAACTWHLFDNASGLAWLVTLQAAMTVIGNCTLCLAAWWIWRQSSISAASPK